A portion of the Granulosicoccus antarcticus IMCC3135 genome contains these proteins:
- a CDS encoding orotate phosphoribosyltransferase, protein MFNTSYASREEMAAITARMLLEIKAVHFRSDEPYIFTSGLASPVYIDCRKLISYPRIRATLMDFAVSTLVRDVGYEAFDAVAGGETAGIPFAAWIAERMQLPMQYVRKKPKGFGRDARIEGDIRDGQRILLVEDLTTDGGSKLSFAEAIREAGAQVDHTLVVFYYDIFKQTPQNLDKAGLQLHYLATWWDVLAASRLAGHFSDETHDAVESFLNDPVAWSAANGGNYQPKS, encoded by the coding sequence ATGTTTAATACCTCATACGCTTCACGTGAAGAAATGGCAGCCATCACGGCGCGCATGCTGCTTGAAATCAAGGCGGTGCATTTCCGTAGCGACGAGCCTTATATCTTCACCTCAGGGCTGGCCAGTCCAGTTTATATAGATTGCCGCAAACTGATTTCCTACCCCAGAATCCGCGCAACGCTCATGGATTTTGCGGTTTCCACTCTGGTCCGCGACGTGGGCTATGAAGCCTTCGATGCCGTTGCCGGTGGTGAGACAGCGGGTATCCCGTTTGCCGCATGGATCGCTGAACGCATGCAGCTTCCGATGCAGTACGTGCGCAAAAAGCCCAAGGGTTTTGGACGTGATGCACGCATTGAGGGGGATATCCGCGATGGTCAACGAATTCTGCTCGTGGAAGATCTGACCACCGATGGCGGTTCCAAGCTCAGCTTTGCTGAAGCTATCCGCGAAGCGGGTGCGCAGGTGGACCATACTCTGGTGGTTTTCTACTACGATATCTTCAAGCAGACACCTCAAAATCTGGACAAGGCCGGTTTACAGCTTCATTATCTGGCTACCTGGTGGGATGTTCTGGCAGCCTCCAGGCTGGCTGGGCATTTCAGTGACGAGACACATGATGCTGTCGAGTCTTTCCTGAATGATCCGGTGGCCTGGTCCGCAGCCAACGGTGGTAACTACCAGCCCAAAAGCTGA
- a CDS encoding amidohydrolase — MRSTDRLHNLLPEIIQWRRDIHRHPELGYDVQRTAGFVAQKLRSFGFDEVVEGVGKTGVVGVIRGRSHESGKIIGLRADMDALPIVEASGAPWSSETDGRMHACGHDGHTAMLLGAARALADARDFDGSVVFIFQPAEEGGAGGLAMVEDEMMDRFGIQEVYGLHNMPDLPIGEFAIRPGPLMACADEFDIVVQGRGGHAAMPHDTIDPVVVAAHIVLALQSIVSRGARPTDPLVVSVTTLEVEGGAYNVIPQSVHMRGTLRAFDENLRVHSKQRIIDIAQQSAQVFGASAQVDYRDGYPPTVNHVLQTQFVIDVASKVVGSDKVDPDRVPMMAAEDFSYMLNERPGAFIFMGNGESASLHHPQYDFNDEAIRYGCEYWMTLVSEAMPLANS; from the coding sequence ATGAGAAGTACCGACCGTTTGCATAATCTTCTGCCTGAAATCATCCAGTGGCGACGTGATATTCATCGTCACCCCGAGCTTGGGTACGATGTGCAGAGAACGGCGGGGTTTGTTGCCCAGAAGCTTCGCAGTTTTGGTTTTGACGAAGTGGTGGAGGGTGTCGGGAAAACAGGCGTTGTCGGCGTTATCAGGGGGCGTTCACACGAGTCAGGGAAGATTATCGGTCTACGGGCCGATATGGACGCTCTGCCGATTGTAGAAGCCAGTGGTGCGCCCTGGAGCTCTGAAACCGATGGGCGCATGCATGCCTGCGGGCATGATGGGCATACAGCGATGTTGTTGGGCGCCGCCCGAGCACTGGCTGATGCCCGTGACTTTGATGGCAGCGTCGTGTTCATCTTCCAGCCGGCTGAGGAAGGTGGTGCCGGTGGATTGGCAATGGTTGAAGATGAAATGATGGATCGTTTCGGGATACAGGAAGTCTACGGCTTGCACAACATGCCCGATCTTCCGATTGGTGAGTTTGCGATCCGGCCCGGTCCGCTGATGGCTTGTGCCGATGAATTTGACATCGTGGTGCAAGGCCGTGGCGGACACGCGGCAATGCCGCATGACACGATCGATCCGGTCGTGGTAGCCGCACACATCGTACTTGCCCTGCAAAGTATCGTATCGCGTGGGGCCAGGCCAACCGACCCTCTGGTTGTCTCTGTCACAACTCTCGAAGTGGAGGGGGGCGCCTATAACGTTATTCCCCAGAGTGTGCATATGCGTGGAACATTGCGAGCATTTGACGAGAATCTGCGAGTGCATTCAAAGCAGCGGATCATCGATATTGCCCAGCAAAGTGCCCAGGTATTCGGTGCGAGCGCGCAGGTAGATTATCGCGATGGTTATCCACCGACTGTCAATCATGTGCTGCAAACACAATTTGTGATTGATGTTGCGAGCAAGGTGGTCGGCTCTGACAAGGTCGATCCGGATCGCGTCCCCATGATGGCGGCTGAAGACTTCTCCTATATGCTCAACGAGCGGCCCGGTGCATTCATTTTCATGGGTAACGGCGAGTCTGCCAGCTTGCATCACCCTCAGTATGACTTCAACGATGAGGCTATTCGTTATGGCTGCGAATACTGGATGACACTGGTATCAGAGGCCATGCCATTGGCCAACTCATAA
- a CDS encoding carbohydrate kinase family protein, with protein sequence MFISCGDILVDLFSQPTDTAGKVALQGHVGGSPLNVAIGLSRMGNQAGYLCKNSVDFIGQQIAAYLESNQILPDWVLPSELNSTLAMIKTNPDGSANYAFYTDNTADQSMTVEDLPAAFPESLDLLHFASYSTAVGATSKALKALAQREAGRRVISYDPNLRPSVEPDMDIWRESFTAFSSVADFVKASDEDIGSLLGSGKSLESFAVDTLAAGASVVVVTEGGSGATIYSADGRQFRSKSLSIKVVDTVGAGDTFQAASLHWLKANGCMIAGKLNVADADLEACVNFAAVAAAITCTRHGADLPSLQEIEAGLVAI encoded by the coding sequence ATGTTCATTAGTTGTGGCGATATCCTTGTCGACCTTTTCAGCCAGCCCACGGATACTGCTGGCAAAGTGGCCTTGCAAGGCCATGTCGGAGGCTCGCCTCTGAATGTGGCTATTGGCTTGTCCCGGATGGGCAATCAGGCAGGCTACCTGTGCAAGAATTCCGTTGATTTCATCGGTCAGCAGATTGCAGCCTATCTGGAGAGCAACCAGATACTCCCGGATTGGGTGTTGCCTTCAGAGCTGAACAGCACGCTGGCGATGATCAAGACCAATCCGGATGGTTCGGCCAATTATGCCTTCTACACCGACAACACCGCTGATCAGTCCATGACGGTGGAGGATCTGCCCGCCGCATTTCCTGAGTCGCTGGATTTGTTGCACTTTGCTTCCTATTCAACCGCCGTGGGCGCTACCAGTAAGGCGCTCAAGGCACTGGCTCAGCGCGAAGCGGGTCGGCGTGTCATCTCCTATGATCCTAACCTGCGTCCCAGTGTCGAGCCGGATATGGACATCTGGCGTGAGTCCTTCACCGCATTTTCATCGGTTGCTGATTTTGTCAAAGCCAGCGATGAGGATATTGGCTCTCTGCTGGGCAGTGGCAAATCGCTGGAGTCCTTTGCTGTTGACACACTGGCTGCTGGCGCCAGTGTCGTTGTTGTCACGGAAGGTGGCAGTGGTGCAACCATCTACAGCGCCGATGGTCGACAATTTCGCTCTAAATCTCTGAGTATCAAGGTGGTGGATACCGTCGGTGCGGGCGACACCTTTCAGGCTGCCAGTCTGCATTGGTTGAAAGCCAATGGCTGCATGATTGCCGGCAAGCTGAATGTGGCCGATGCGGATCTGGAGGCTTGTGTGAATTTTGCAGCGGTTGCTGCTGCCATTACCTGTACCCGGCATGGTGCCGATTTACCCAGTCTGCAGGAAATAGAGGCTGGGCTGGTCGCAATCTGA
- a CDS encoding NADP-dependent isocitrate dehydrogenase, which yields MTDRSPTVIYTLTDEAPALATHSFLPIVQTFTRAAGISVETRDISLASRILCQFNDRLTAEQQTHDALSELGSLATQPEANIIKLPNISASIPQLKVAIAELQSQGYDLPEYPDNASTAEEKDVRQRYDRVKGSAVNPVLREGNSDRRAPAAVKNYARTNPHAMGAWSSESASHVSHMSSGDFYSNEQSVTMASDDTLRIQHVAADGSITVLKSGLSVLSGEIADATFMSRQALRSFLIEQINEAKDQGVLLSLHLKATMMKVSDPIIFGHAVRAYFAELFEQFGETLAAAGADPNNGLGSVLEAVESLPAAEQEAIKQCIAACYEKGPALAMVNSDKGISNLHVPSDVIVDASMPAMIRTSGKMWNGSGQLQDTKALIPDNCYAGVYQETINFCRANGAFDPATMGTVPNVGLMAQKAEEYGSHDKTFEIPADGTIQVVDSSDTVLMSHEVQTGDIWRMCNVKDEPVRDWVKLAVSRARATGSPAIFWLDDKRAHDSQLISKVNTYLQDHDTEGLAISIMSPEEATRFTLARLKNGEETISVTGNVLRDYLTDLFPILELGTSAKMLSIVPLMQGGGMFETGAGGSAPKHVQQLVEENHLRWDSLGEFLALAVSLEHFAINADITSAQTLADSLDAATSKLLLEGKSPSRRVNELDNRGSHFYLAMYWAEALTQQSDNPQLQAHFAPLAKALREAEVAILEELVAVQGKPVDIGGYYNPDIAKCEQIMRPSQTFNQILARF from the coding sequence ATGACCGACCGCAGTCCTACTGTGATTTACACACTTACGGATGAAGCCCCTGCTCTGGCGACTCATTCCTTTCTGCCCATTGTTCAGACCTTCACCCGAGCGGCAGGCATTTCCGTGGAAACGCGGGATATTTCCCTCGCATCCCGCATTCTGTGCCAGTTCAACGACCGCCTGACGGCTGAACAGCAGACACATGATGCGCTGAGCGAGCTTGGCTCACTGGCTACCCAGCCTGAAGCCAATATCATCAAGCTGCCCAACATCAGTGCCTCCATCCCGCAGCTCAAGGTCGCAATCGCCGAATTGCAGTCACAGGGCTACGATCTACCTGAGTATCCTGACAACGCCAGCACTGCCGAAGAAAAGGATGTTCGTCAACGCTACGACCGAGTCAAGGGCAGCGCCGTAAACCCCGTCCTGCGTGAAGGTAACTCCGATCGACGCGCCCCCGCAGCGGTCAAGAACTATGCCCGTACCAACCCTCACGCCATGGGTGCCTGGTCCAGTGAATCGGCCTCCCATGTGTCCCATATGAGCTCTGGAGACTTCTACTCTAACGAGCAATCCGTGACCATGGCCAGTGATGACACACTGCGCATTCAACATGTCGCAGCGGATGGTTCAATCACGGTACTCAAATCCGGTTTGTCCGTGCTCTCCGGTGAAATTGCTGATGCAACCTTCATGAGCCGACAGGCATTGCGCAGTTTTCTGATCGAACAGATCAATGAAGCCAAGGATCAAGGCGTATTGTTGTCACTGCACCTGAAAGCCACGATGATGAAAGTCTCGGACCCCATCATTTTCGGACATGCTGTACGCGCCTACTTTGCCGAGTTGTTCGAACAATTTGGCGAGACGCTGGCCGCCGCTGGCGCTGATCCTAACAATGGCCTGGGAAGTGTACTGGAGGCGGTTGAGTCTCTGCCAGCCGCCGAACAGGAAGCTATCAAGCAGTGTATTGCAGCCTGTTACGAGAAAGGCCCTGCTCTTGCCATGGTCAACTCGGACAAGGGCATCAGCAATTTACATGTGCCCAGTGATGTCATCGTCGATGCCTCCATGCCAGCCATGATCCGTACGTCGGGAAAAATGTGGAATGGCAGTGGTCAATTGCAGGACACCAAAGCACTGATTCCTGACAACTGCTACGCCGGCGTCTATCAGGAAACGATCAACTTCTGTCGTGCCAACGGAGCTTTCGACCCTGCCACCATGGGTACTGTGCCCAACGTCGGCCTGATGGCACAGAAGGCTGAAGAGTATGGTTCTCACGACAAGACTTTCGAAATACCGGCAGACGGCACCATTCAGGTAGTGGATTCCAGCGACACTGTCCTGATGAGCCATGAAGTGCAGACTGGTGATATCTGGCGCATGTGCAACGTCAAGGACGAACCGGTTCGTGACTGGGTAAAACTGGCTGTTTCTCGTGCCCGCGCCACGGGTAGCCCTGCCATCTTCTGGCTCGATGACAAACGTGCACACGACAGTCAGCTGATCAGCAAGGTCAATACCTACCTGCAGGATCATGACACTGAGGGTCTTGCCATCAGCATCATGTCACCTGAAGAGGCAACTCGCTTTACACTGGCTCGTCTGAAGAACGGTGAAGAGACCATCTCTGTCACCGGCAACGTATTGCGTGACTACCTGACTGACCTGTTCCCGATTCTGGAACTGGGCACCAGTGCCAAGATGCTCTCGATCGTACCTCTGATGCAAGGCGGTGGCATGTTCGAAACAGGTGCAGGCGGCTCAGCTCCCAAGCATGTACAACAGCTCGTTGAAGAGAATCACCTGCGTTGGGATTCACTGGGTGAGTTCCTTGCACTGGCTGTTTCGCTGGAGCATTTTGCCATCAATGCCGATATCACCAGTGCTCAGACTCTGGCTGACTCCCTGGATGCGGCAACCAGCAAGCTGCTGCTCGAAGGCAAATCACCATCACGACGTGTCAATGAACTGGACAACCGAGGTAGCCATTTCTACCTTGCCATGTACTGGGCCGAAGCGCTCACGCAGCAAAGTGACAATCCGCAGCTACAGGCGCATTTCGCACCGCTGGCCAAGGCCCTGAGAGAAGCCGAGGTAGCCATTCTTGAAGAATTGGTGGCGGTACAGGGTAAACCTGTCGATATTGGCGGTTACTACAATCCGGACATTGCCAAGTGCGAGCAGATCATGCGACCTAGCCAGACATTCAACCAGATTCTGGCACGCTTCTAG
- the pyrC gene encoding dihydroorotase, whose protein sequence is MQITLTQPDDWHLHLRDDDMLSAVIGSTAQHFGRALVMPNLVPPVITGHDARQYRTRIEQALQERAPGSSFNPLMTLYLTDTTDAADVVQAAADGTILAVKLYPAGATTNSASGVTDLQKVMPVLEAMAANNIVLCVHGEVTHADVDIFDREARFIETVLEPLRKSLPELRIVMEHVTTRDGVDYVSANPKNLAATLTTHHLMINRNHLLVGGIRPHYYCLPIAKREEHRLALVKAATSGDARFFLGTDSAPHTRSSKESDCGCAGVFNAANTMVCLASVFEEAGALDKLEAFASLNGPQWYGLQPNSATMTLGKTESAMPVPAPVAIGDEWVMPFDPARPIYWQVL, encoded by the coding sequence ATGCAGATCACATTGACACAACCAGACGACTGGCATTTACACCTGCGCGATGATGACATGCTGTCAGCGGTAATCGGCAGTACTGCACAACACTTTGGTCGGGCTCTGGTCATGCCGAATCTGGTGCCGCCGGTGATCACCGGTCACGATGCGCGGCAATACAGGACGCGCATAGAGCAGGCGCTGCAGGAGCGTGCTCCAGGATCGAGTTTCAATCCCTTGATGACGTTATACCTGACTGATACTACCGATGCAGCCGACGTGGTTCAGGCGGCTGCAGATGGAACCATTCTGGCCGTCAAGCTCTACCCGGCAGGGGCCACAACCAACTCGGCCTCCGGGGTGACAGACTTGCAAAAAGTCATGCCGGTACTGGAGGCCATGGCAGCCAACAATATTGTGTTATGCGTTCACGGTGAAGTGACCCATGCTGATGTGGATATCTTTGACAGAGAGGCTCGGTTTATCGAAACCGTTCTGGAGCCCTTGCGCAAGTCGCTACCCGAATTACGCATCGTGATGGAACACGTGACAACCCGCGATGGCGTGGATTATGTTTCTGCCAACCCGAAGAACCTTGCTGCGACGCTGACAACACACCACCTCATGATCAATCGCAACCACTTGCTGGTTGGTGGTATTCGTCCTCATTATTATTGTTTGCCGATTGCCAAACGCGAAGAACACCGATTGGCTTTGGTCAAGGCGGCAACCAGTGGCGATGCTCGCTTTTTTCTCGGCACCGACAGTGCGCCGCACACGCGCTCCTCCAAGGAAAGTGACTGCGGTTGTGCAGGGGTTTTCAATGCGGCCAATACCATGGTCTGCCTCGCCTCGGTGTTCGAAGAAGCCGGCGCGCTCGACAAGCTTGAGGCCTTTGCCTCATTGAATGGGCCTCAGTGGTATGGCTTGCAACCCAACAGTGCAACCATGACACTAGGCAAGACAGAATCTGCCATGCCAGTTCCCGCACCGGTTGCGATAGGTGATGAATGGGTCATGCCTTTTGATCCGGCGCGTCCCATTTACTGGCAAGTGCTTTAG
- a CDS encoding 2OG-Fe(II) oxygenase family protein: MVELVAVDYTAADAEEQFVKSLRDTGFGVLRNHPISKDTVSNIYKHWAEFFNSDEKDQFLFDPEKYDGFFPRAMAETAKGHSVRDIKEYFHYYPWGRCPESLKAEIEAYYAETIKFAATLLGWVENQTPAEVSCLFREPLSNMINGSTQTLLRVLHYPPIEEGVDPGAIRAGAHEDINLLTLLPSANEPGLQVKAQDGSWLDVPCDFGNLIINIGDMLQEASGGYFPSTTHRVINPEGHDSSRARISLPLFLHPRPDVVLSDRHTAGSYLQERLSELRSSDKK; this comes from the coding sequence ATGGTAGAGCTCGTCGCAGTAGACTACACCGCAGCCGATGCGGAAGAACAATTCGTCAAGTCCTTGCGCGACACCGGATTTGGTGTCCTGCGCAATCATCCGATATCGAAAGATACAGTCAGCAATATCTACAAGCACTGGGCTGAGTTCTTCAATAGTGATGAAAAAGACCAATTCCTGTTTGATCCGGAAAAATACGACGGTTTCTTTCCCCGCGCGATGGCCGAAACTGCCAAGGGTCATTCAGTGCGTGATATCAAGGAATATTTTCACTACTACCCCTGGGGCAGATGCCCTGAGTCTCTCAAGGCCGAAATCGAGGCCTATTACGCAGAGACCATCAAGTTTGCAGCGACCCTGCTGGGCTGGGTTGAGAATCAGACCCCTGCAGAGGTGTCTTGCCTTTTTCGCGAGCCCTTGTCAAACATGATCAATGGCAGCACACAGACTCTGCTGCGTGTTCTGCACTACCCCCCAATCGAAGAGGGCGTGGACCCGGGCGCTATCCGCGCAGGCGCCCACGAGGACATCAACCTGCTGACTCTGCTGCCCTCTGCCAACGAACCTGGTTTACAGGTCAAGGCACAGGATGGCAGCTGGCTCGACGTCCCCTGTGATTTTGGTAACCTGATCATCAATATCGGTGATATGTTGCAAGAAGCTTCCGGCGGTTATTTTCCGTCCACCACCCACCGGGTCATCAACCCTGAGGGCCACGACTCCAGTCGAGCTCGTATCAGCCTGCCTCTGTTCTTGCACCCGCGCCCTGATGTCGTGCTTTCCGATCGCCATACTGCGGGTTCCTACCTGCAGGAACGACTGTCCGAGCTGCGCAGCTCGGACAAGAAATAA
- a CDS encoding cation:proton antiporter family protein: protein MEPLVVALAFLLGLGFRKLGYPPLLGYLMAGFIGNATGYGSAEALAPLADAGILLLLFTIGLKLNPRDLKPRYVWASALLHMLIAVPLTAVVIYLIGSVYEPLSFVHGAGPLTLAFALSFSSTVLAIKLFEERGETASFYASIAIGILVVQDVLAVVYLVATSGHWPDPWALILLALPLFIPVFKRLLGMIGHGELLLLAGIVFAFGAAELFQLLGLKAGLGGLVMGMLLARASPGKSKELYDQLLGLKNLLLIGFFLQIGYYGIPRLELVYIAIVLGLLITLRPVIYFCLLTAFGLRARTGWFAGLALFNYSEFGLIVAAIAQQAGILREQWLVTLALSMAISYVFAIPLNRKAHELYIRYSDVLQRFEKPSRLPEEIIGSLGGANIAILGMGRVGRAAYDTLREAGHDKVVGVEESYALTLELTQSGWPCVHGDASDRDFWERTGLANCELILVSLSNHREHVRIARLARELGFEKTIAVATRFPDESVELEALGCVTFYRYQDVGREFARHTLSACSELAEQPSLDR, encoded by the coding sequence ATGGAGCCATTGGTTGTAGCGCTGGCCTTTTTGCTTGGGCTTGGTTTTCGAAAGCTCGGATATCCGCCTTTGCTGGGCTATCTGATGGCAGGCTTTATCGGCAATGCTACCGGTTATGGCTCCGCAGAGGCACTCGCGCCATTGGCCGATGCAGGCATTCTTTTGCTGCTCTTCACCATCGGCCTCAAGCTCAATCCTCGTGATCTGAAGCCGCGTTACGTCTGGGCATCTGCGCTATTGCATATGCTCATTGCCGTACCACTGACGGCCGTTGTCATCTATCTGATTGGTAGTGTGTATGAACCGTTATCGTTCGTGCACGGGGCAGGCCCACTGACACTGGCGTTTGCGCTGTCGTTCTCTAGTACGGTTCTGGCTATCAAGCTGTTTGAAGAACGCGGTGAGACAGCCTCGTTCTATGCCTCCATTGCTATCGGTATTCTGGTGGTTCAAGACGTTCTGGCGGTGGTCTACCTGGTGGCAACCTCAGGTCACTGGCCAGATCCCTGGGCATTGATTCTGTTGGCCTTGCCGCTATTCATCCCTGTGTTCAAACGCTTGCTGGGCATGATAGGACATGGCGAGTTGCTGCTGCTTGCCGGAATCGTGTTTGCCTTTGGTGCGGCAGAGCTATTTCAGCTGCTTGGATTGAAGGCGGGTCTGGGGGGGCTGGTCATGGGTATGTTGCTGGCTCGTGCAAGTCCGGGTAAGTCCAAGGAACTCTACGATCAGCTGTTGGGCTTGAAAAACCTGCTGCTCATCGGCTTTTTCCTGCAGATTGGCTATTACGGCATACCACGGCTGGAGCTGGTTTATATCGCCATCGTTCTGGGTTTGCTCATCACTTTGCGGCCCGTCATCTATTTCTGCTTGCTGACGGCATTCGGCCTGCGGGCCCGGACTGGCTGGTTTGCCGGTTTGGCTCTGTTCAATTACAGTGAATTCGGGCTGATCGTGGCTGCCATTGCCCAGCAGGCCGGTATTCTGCGAGAGCAGTGGCTGGTCACACTGGCCTTGAGCATGGCCATTTCGTATGTGTTTGCCATTCCTCTGAATCGCAAGGCACACGAACTGTACATTCGCTACAGCGACGTACTGCAACGGTTCGAGAAACCTTCGAGACTGCCGGAAGAAATCATCGGCTCTCTGGGCGGTGCCAATATTGCCATTCTGGGAATGGGGCGCGTTGGCAGGGCCGCCTATGACACTCTGCGCGAGGCCGGGCATGACAAGGTTGTGGGGGTCGAGGAGAGCTACGCGCTAACGCTGGAACTGACGCAAAGTGGCTGGCCTTGTGTGCACGGTGATGCATCAGACCGGGATTTCTGGGAACGTACCGGACTGGCAAATTGTGAGTTGATTCTGGTCAGTCTGAGCAATCACAGAGAGCACGTGCGTATTGCCAGACTGGCACGGGAGCTGGGCTTCGAGAAGACCATTGCTGTAGCTACACGCTTTCCGGATGAAAGCGTGGAGCTTGAGGCGCTCGGTTGTGTGACCTTCTACCGCTACCAGGATGTGGGAAGGGAGTTCGCCAGACACACGTTGAGCGCCTGCTCAGAGCTTGCCGAGCAACCTAGCCTCGACCGATAA
- a CDS encoding adenylate/guanylate cyclase domain-containing protein, which produces MSAEPRPLTILFADIGSSAALYERVGDAEAYRLIADSLTRMRLAVEQSGGKVLRTVGDSVLASFEHSDEAFLGARAIQRAHQDIPLAVRIGFHTGSVIPDGGDVYGHAVNIAARVAAFARVDEIVATAEAVQQLSSVHQSFVSSADSIEVRGTPEAVVVHRLQWQEQPTAVTQLASREEYEKVQAHDLRLRICHQRVVLYAGSEHIDVTLGRASDNDIAVANDEASRHHASIRYRYGQFLLHDESTNGTYVKKDSLAPFLVRRDSIVLDGTGVICLGAVPGQNAAELIEFELLQN; this is translated from the coding sequence ATGAGTGCTGAGCCGCGCCCGCTGACTATTCTCTTCGCTGATATTGGCAGCAGTGCTGCTTTATACGAGCGCGTGGGTGATGCAGAAGCTTACCGCCTCATTGCTGACAGCTTGACGCGCATGAGATTGGCCGTTGAGCAGAGCGGTGGCAAGGTTCTGCGAACAGTCGGTGATTCAGTGTTGGCCAGTTTTGAGCACAGCGATGAAGCTTTTCTGGGGGCGCGGGCTATCCAGCGAGCCCATCAGGATATTCCCCTGGCAGTTCGAATCGGATTCCACACCGGTTCGGTCATACCCGATGGCGGCGACGTCTATGGACATGCCGTCAATATTGCTGCTCGCGTGGCCGCTTTTGCCCGGGTCGATGAAATTGTGGCGACTGCAGAGGCCGTGCAGCAGCTCTCAAGTGTGCATCAGTCGTTTGTTTCCAGTGCAGACTCGATTGAGGTGCGAGGTACACCCGAAGCCGTCGTCGTACATCGTCTGCAATGGCAGGAACAGCCGACGGCCGTCACTCAGCTGGCCTCGCGCGAGGAATACGAAAAGGTTCAGGCCCATGATCTGCGATTACGAATCTGTCATCAGCGGGTGGTCCTGTACGCAGGCTCCGAGCACATCGATGTCACGCTGGGTCGTGCCAGTGATAACGATATAGCGGTAGCCAATGATGAAGCCAGTCGGCATCATGCGAGTATCCGTTACCGCTATGGACAGTTTCTGTTGCATGATGAGAGTACCAATGGCACCTATGTCAAAAAGGACTCGCTGGCGCCGTTTCTGGTACGAAGGGACTCGATTGTGCTGGATGGCACCGGCGTTATCTGCCTGGGAGCAGTGCCTGGGCAGAATGCGGCGGAACTGATTGAATTCGAGTTACTGCAAAACTGA
- a CDS encoding SDR family oxidoreductase, whose translation MTQIALVTGSGSGIGRESAEALAVAGFHVVLTGRRESALLETQSLSAHGDRMTVISCDVTQPDSVDELFAKIESTHGRLDVLFNNAGTNVPAMTIDELSVDQWRQVIDVNLTGAFLTARGAFSLMRKQSPQGGRIINNGSISAHVPRPGSVPYTVSKHAITGLTRTLSLDGRPFNIACGQIDIGNTASDMTEQMSSGVPQADGSIKPEPTMDTAHVADAIVNMASLPLNANVQFMTIMATNMPFIGRG comes from the coding sequence ATGACTCAGATTGCACTAGTTACAGGCTCAGGCTCGGGAATTGGCCGAGAATCAGCCGAAGCACTGGCCGTTGCAGGCTTTCATGTTGTACTGACCGGTCGACGTGAATCCGCTCTGCTCGAAACACAGTCCCTGTCCGCTCATGGCGATCGCATGACGGTGATCAGCTGCGATGTCACGCAACCGGATTCAGTCGATGAACTGTTTGCAAAGATCGAATCCACCCACGGCAGACTGGACGTGCTGTTCAACAATGCCGGCACCAACGTCCCTGCCATGACCATCGATGAACTGAGCGTGGATCAATGGCGACAGGTTATCGACGTCAACCTGACCGGTGCTTTCCTGACTGCCCGTGGTGCCTTCTCCCTGATGCGCAAACAGTCCCCTCAGGGTGGTCGAATCATCAACAACGGCTCTATCTCTGCCCATGTCCCTCGGCCCGGTTCGGTGCCCTACACGGTTTCAAAACACGCTATCACTGGCTTGACTCGAACACTGTCACTGGATGGCCGCCCCTTCAATATCGCCTGTGGTCAGATCGACATTGGCAACACCGCATCCGACATGACAGAACAGATGAGCTCGGGCGTGCCTCAGGCGGATGGCTCCATCAAACCGGAGCCCACCATGGACACTGCTCACGTCGCTGATGCGATCGTCAATATGGCCTCGTTGCCACTGAACGCAAATGTCCAGTTCATGACCATCATGGCAACCAATATGCCGTTTATCGGTCGAGGCTAG